Proteins from one Podospora pseudoanserina strain CBS 124.78 chromosome 1, whole genome shotgun sequence genomic window:
- the LSP1 gene encoding lipid-binding protein (COG:S; EggNog:ENOG503NWMJ): protein MHRTYSMRATRAPTASQIQNPPPPPSTTKSGRFFKGGLGHALRGKTAGAFGPDLAKKLAQLVKMEKNVMRSLELVAKERMEVAQQLSIWGEACDEDVSDVTDKLGVLLYEIGELEDQYVDRYDQYRVTMKSIRNIEASVQPSRDRKQKITDQIAQLKYKEPNSPRIVVLEQELVRAEAESLVAEAQLSNITREKIKAAYTYQFDALREHCEKVAIIAGYGKHLLELIDDTPVTPGETRAAYDGYEASKAIIQDCEDALTNWVTQKAAVSAKLSTRARTLSTRRRNNIKARSEGLDLSGQDAPLNDQDGWASAGHHQHHKDEYSEDEDEDEDELEGRTSHSVLGSEAGLNGGETRGRRQEAVVA from the exons ATGCATCGAACGTACTCCATGCGCGCCACGAGGGCGCCCACCGCCTCGCAAATCCAG aacccacccccgccgccgtcgacgACCAAGTCTGGTCGTTTCTTCAAAGGAGGACTCG GGCATGCTCTCAGGGGCAAGACGGCCGGCGCCTTCGGGCCCGACCTCGCCAAGAAGCTGGCACAGCTggtcaagatggagaagaatGTCATGAGAAGTTTGGAGTTGGTCGCAAAGGAGCGCATGGAAGTAGCT caacaactCTCCATTTGGGGCGAGGCCTGCGACGAAGACGTTTCGGATGTCACGGACAAGCTGGGAGTGCTGCTCTACGAAATCGGCGAGCTCGAGGATCAATATGTCGACCGATACGACCAGTACCGCGTCACGATGAAGAGTATTAGGAATATTGAGGCTTCGGTGCAGCCCAGCAGAGACA GAAAGCAAAAAATCACCGATCAAATCGCCCAGCTCAAGTACAAAGAACCCAACTCCCCGAGAATAGTCGTCCTCGAGCAGGAACTCGTCCGTGCCGAGGCAGAGTCCCTCGTTGCCGAAGCCCagctctccaacatcacccgcgagaagatcaaggccgCCTACACCTACCAATTCGACGCCCTGCGCGAACACTGCGAAAAGGtggccatcatcgccggctACGGAAAGCATCTGCTCGAACTCATCGACGACACCCCCGTCACACCAGGTGAAACCCGCGCTGCGTACGACGGCTACGAGGCTAGCAAGGCCATTATCCAAGACTGCGAGGACGCGCTCACCAACTGGGTCACGCAAAAGGCGGCCGTGTCTGCTAAGCTCTCCACTCGCGCCCGGACTCTCTCGACCAGACGCAGGAACAACATCAAGGCACGCAGTGAGGGCTTGGACCTGTCGGGTCAGGATGCGCCGCTTAATGATCAGGATGGATGGGCTTCTGCgggacatcaccaacatcataaAGATGAGTATagtgaggacgaggacgaggacgaggatgagttggaggggaggacgagtCATTCGGTGCTGGGTAGTGAGGCGGGGTTGAACGGAGGGGAGACAAGGGGACGACGCCAAGAGGCGGTTGTTGCTTAG
- a CDS encoding hypothetical protein (EggNog:ENOG503P769; COG:K): protein MQPPLFPLSRNNHRGRSKAIMNYDALPTPSSKPEATDFLQTLLNKNLRVGTTDGRMFWGSFKCTDSDCNLVLQHTYEYRPPSPNSNQPPPRPQAQTPSPKKWSWT from the exons AtgcaaccccccctcttccccctctcccgaAACAACCACCGCGGCCGCTCAAAAGCGATAATGAACTACgacgccctccccaccccctcctccaagcccgaAGCCACCGACTTCCTGCAGACGCTCCTAAACAAGAACCTCAGGGTGGGCACCACGGACGGgaggatgttttgggggagcTTCAAGTGTACTGATTCT gACTgcaacctcgtcctccaacACACCTACGAATACCGCCCCCCCTCGCCCAACTCCAatcagccgccgccgcggccgcAAGCTCAGACCCCCAGTCCAAAAAAGTGGTCATGGACATGA
- the RAD2 gene encoding DNA repair protein rad2 (COG:L; EggNog:ENOG503NU64; BUSCO:EOG09260B3H), with amino-acid sequence MGVQGLWTVVQPCARPTNLATLNRKRLAVDASIWIYQFLKAVRDKEGNALRNSHIVGFFRRLCKLLWYGVKPVFVFDGGAPALKRATLQGRRRRREGRREDAARTAGKLLAVQMHRLAEEEEEKRQRRMAGADDEEQEELPSMENIVYADELGLSKQERQRNRKFHKQDAYHLPELQNGIEAMGKPDDPRIMSVEELEEYARQFNCGENINLYDFSKIDFDGEFFKSLPPADRYNILNAARLRSRLRMGLSKEQLDVMFPDRMAFSRFQIERVKERNYLTQRLMLEMGMTSTDMTVNASRVAGDRNREYILVKNEGAEGGWALGVVTRDKDKGKAHKPIDVDALDFQYQNPDDEDEWEDEEFEDVPIEGLNRLPKITSRAAYERAQNFGSARQQLYNSLQGDECEEDDDEALFVNDGEVMAAEDEELNRAIALSLEQNHDVSKEKEDEDEDEGFEDVPAPTWTQRAAPEVSRPIASTSGTMIAHIVNNRANAAVKKPQEKDDSDSDSDGDLHTALAAARKKQPKPKPVQKSNVKNSFDGPLPFEKLDWRSAFGGSKPSAPAPKPTAAVETTEKPRQVETGDLEAESDEEAGGFIKEPSETAKAEKPVVSEKKDDDEPLPLPPWLTDNTDITEHVRRQQQIENQQNAEDEELAQFHQLQRRKEQYVEIESSSDDDSDIEILDAPPESIVQTLLRARSPPGRPGASLPSLQDDLDKETASNDAEQNPAAATTPPPAEEFESSETPMELDAVGKQPLETAPPASAPQESEDEDVEFEDVVVPSAGEPSAAPSAIAIDDAEAFLESGDEEAPDLPPSEQPRIEGLASAINSDEIFTRDDSPEYDEFYDPEEEELLAQMAEEAEEHARFASQLNNKTQRENQEAYEQELRALRTQQKKDRRDADEVTQVMVTECQALLRLFGVPYITAPMEAEAQCAELVRLNLVDGIVTDDSDTFLFGGTRVYKNMFNSNKFVECYLLRDLEDELELSREQLIALAQLLGSDYTEGIPGIGPVTAVEILSEFPGREGLSDFKTWWEDVQSGKRPKEADASSPFRRKFRKGQATKLFLPLGFPSPAVFEAYLHPEVDSSQEQFQWGVPDLEGLRQFLMSTIGWSKERTDEVLVPVIRDVNRREAEGTQANITRYFEGGVGSGTQREAFAPRRVGRGGGGSKRMAEAVGRLKARRGAVGSGGLSMEMPVAIPAEKGKGKGKGRKRKAREAEIVEEEEVVGEEDEVVREDEEVDDDDDDVVVVAGRSKGGKGEGKATAGRGRGRGRGKRSKA; translated from the coding sequence ATGGGTGTTCAAGGCCTCTGGACCGTCGTGCAGCCATGCGCCCGCCCGACAAACCTCGCGACGCTTAACCGGAAGCGACTCGCTGTCGATGCCTCGATTTGGATCTACCAGTTTCTCAAAGCTGTCCGCGACAAGGAAGGGAATGCGCTGCGAAACAGTCACATTGTGGGCTTCTTTCGACGGTTGTGTAAGCTGTTGTGGTATGGAGTCAAGCCGGTGTTTGTGTTTGACGGCGGGGCACCGGCTTTGAAAAGAGCGACTTTgcaggggagaaggaggagacgggaAGGGCGAAGAGAGGATGCTGCGCGCACGGCGGGGAAGCTGCTCGCTGTGCAGATGCACAGgctggcggaagaggaggaagaaaagaggcagaggaggatggcgggtgcggatgatgaagagcaggaggagctgcCGAGTATGGAGAATATTGTCTATGCGGACGAGCTGGGGCTTTCTAAGCAGGAGCGCCAGAGGAATCGCAAGTTTCACAAGCAGGATGCGTATCATCTCCCGGAGTTGCAGAACGGGATAGAGGCTATGGGGAAGCCGGACGATCCGAGGATCATGAgcgtggaggagctggaggagtaTGCGAGGCAGTTCAACTGTGGGGAGAACATCAATCTTTATGACTTTAGCAAGATTGACTTTGATGGGGAGTTCTTCAAGAGCTTGCCGCCGGCTGACAGATACAATATTCTGAATGCGGCTAGGTTACGAAGTAGGCTGAGAATGGGCCTCAGCAAGGAGCAGTTGGACGTGATGTTTCCCGACCGGATGGCCTTCTCGAGATTCCAGATTGAGAGGGTCAAGGAGAGAAACTATCTCACCCAGCGGCTCATGCTTGAGATGGGCATGACGAGCACTGACATGACTGTCAACGCCAGCCGTGTTGCTGGCGACCGAAACCGCGAGTACATCTTAGTCAAGAATGAAGGCGCCGAGGGTGGCTGGGCTCTTGGTGTCGTCACGAGGGACAAAGACAAGGGCAAAGCCCATAAGCCTATCGACGTCGATGCCTTGGACTTTCAGTATCAAAATCcggacgacgaagacgagtgggaagacgaggagtTTGAAGACGTTCCTATCGAAGGTCTCAACCGTCTCCCCAAGATCACGAGCCGTGCTGCCTACGAACGAGCTCAAAACTTTGGCTCTGCACGGCAACAGCTCTACAACTCCCTGCAGGGTGATGAAtgcgaagaagacgacgacgaagctCTATTCGTcaatgatggtgaggtgatggcggccgaggatgaagagcTCAACCGAGCTATTGCACTGTCACTGGAACAAAACCACGATGTgagcaaggagaaggaagacgaagacgaggatgaagggTTTGAAGACGTGCCCGCGCCCACGTGGACTCAGAGAGCGGCTCCGGAAGTATCGAGACCAATCGCAAGTACCAGCGGGACCATGATTGCGCATATTGTAAACAACAGAGCGAATGCTGCTGTGAAGAAACCCCAGGAAAAAGACGACAGCGACAGTGATAGCGATGGAGATTTGCACAcggcgctggcggcggcgagaaAGAAGCAGCCAAAGCCAAAGCCTGTCCAAAAATCAAATGTCAAGAACTCATTCGACGGCCCCCTTCCATTCGAGAAACTTGACTGGCGAAGCGCGTTTGGGGGGTCGAAGCCTTCCGCTCCAGCGCCAAAGCCTACAGCTGCTGTCGAGACAACAGAGAAGCCTCGGCAAGTAGAGACTGGTGATCTGGAAGCGGAATCCGACGAGGAGGCTGGAGGATTCATCAAAGAACCGAGCGAGACTGCCAAGGCTGAAAAGCCCGTCGTATCTGAAAAaaaggatgacgatgagccTCTCCCACTACCACCATGGCTTACGGACAATACGGATATCACAGAGCATGTCCGACGTCAGCAGCAAATCGAAAACCAACAGaatgccgaggatgaggagctgGCACAGTTCCATCAGCTCCAAAGGCGGAAAGAACAATATGTGGAAATCGAGTCCTCGAGTGACGATGACAGCGATATCGAGATTCTGGATGCACCACCCGAATCCATAGTTCAGACGCTGCTCCGTGCCAGGTCTCCACCGGGGAGACCAGGCGCCAGCTTGCCTTCATTGCAAGATGACCTTGACAAAGAGACAGCCTCGAATGATGCGGAACAAaatccagcagcagccacaacacctcctccagcagaaGAGTTTGAAAGCAGCGAGACCCCCATGGAGCTGGATGCTGTCGGGAAGCAGCCTTTAGAGACCGCCCCTCCTGCTTCGGCTCCTCAAGAGtctgaagacgaggatgTGGAGTTTGAAGACGTGGTCGTTCCTTCAGCGGGAGAGCCATCTGCCGCCCCATCAGCTATCGCCATCGACGATGCCGAGGCCTTTTTGGAaagcggtgatgaggaggctCCCGATCTCCCGCCTTCAGAACAGCCCAGAATCGAGGGGCTGGCCTCTGCTATCAACTCGGACGAGATCTTCACCCGGGATGACTCCCCAGAATACGACGAGTTCTACGAccccgaagaagaagaactcCTCGCCCAAATGGCCGAAGAAGCGGAGGAACACGCCCGGTTCGCCAGCCAACTAAACAACAAAACCCAACGCGAGAACCAAGAAGCCTACGAGCAGGAACTCCGCGCCCTCCGGACCCAGCAAAAGAAAGACCGTCGCGACGCAGACGAAGTCACCCAGGTCATGGTAACAGAATGccaagccctcctccgcctctttGGTGTCCCATACATCACGGCACCGATGGAAGCAGAAGCCCAATGCGCCGAACTGGTGCGCCTGAATCTCGTCGACGGGATCGTCACCGACGACTCGGACACCTTCCTTTTTGGCGGCACCCGAGTATACAAGAACAtgttcaacagcaacaagttTGTCGAGTGCTACCTCCTCCGCGACCTGGAAGACGAGCTCGAGCTTTCGAGAGAGCAGCTTATTGCACTGGCGCAGCTCCTAGGGTCAGATTACACCGAGGGCATCCCGGGTATCGGTCCCGTCACGGCCGTTGAGATCCTATCTGAATTCCCAGGTCGGGAGGGTCTCTCCGATTTCAAGACGTGGTGGGAGGACGTCCAAAGCGGGAAACGGCCCAAGGAGGCGGATgcttcttccccctttcGCAGAAAATTCAGAAAGGGTCAGGCTACCAAGTTGTTTCTCCCGTTGGGGTTCCCTTCACCGGCGGTGTTTGAGGCTTATTTGCATCCAGAGGTGGATTCCTCCCAGGAGCAGTTTCAATGGGGGGTGCCGGATCTGGAAGGGTTGAGACAGTTTCTGATGAGCACGATTGGGTGGAGCAAGGAGAGGACGGATGAGGTGCTTGTGCCGGTGATAAGGGATGTGAATAGACGGGAGGCCGAAGGGACGCAGGCGAATATTACGAGgtattttgaggggggtgtCGGGAGCGGGACGCAGAGGGAGGCGTTCgcgccgaggagggtgggaaggggtgggggggggagtaagaggatggcggaggcggtggggaggttgaaggctaggaggggggcggtgggcAGTGGGGGGTTGTCGATGGAGATGCCGGTTGCTATTCCtgcggagaaggggaaggggaaggggaaggggaggaagaggaaggcgagggaggcggagatcgttgaggaagaagaggttgtgggtgaagaggatgaggtggtgcgggaggatgaagaggtcgatgatgatgatgatgatgttgttgtggtcgCTGGCAGGAGTAAAGGAGgcaaaggggaggggaaagcgACTGCTGGtagagggaggggacgtgGTCGAGGGAAGCGATCCAAGGCATAG
- the OYE32 gene encoding NADH-dependent flavin oxidoreductase (COG:C; EggNog:ENOG503NUUE), whose amino-acid sequence MTVLKLPTASAPAPGVPFYTPAQDPPAGTALINDATPVPTVFTPLTIRGLTLQNRFAVSPMCMYSASNGHLTDFHLVHLGQYALHGTPLTIIEATAVTPNGRISPEDSGLWQDSQIAPIKRVTDFIHSQGQKVGIQLAHAGRKASTLAPWHYRTLGKEVATEELGGWPDNLWAPSPIPWAEGFPAPKEMTLEQIRGFVRSWKDAARRAVEAGVDLIEIHGAHGYLLTEFLSPITNQRTDQYGGLPFENRVRLLMEIITAVRSVIPESMPLFLRISATEWMSHLGQPSLDLGESKKIASLVADLGVDLLDVSSGGNNPAQKIEVHPYYQVDLASEIREHLRKEGKKMLIGAVGMIANAEMAKDVVESDGTVEVDGEHGTKAKADLVLVARQYLREPEFVPKVASELGVGVRLPLQYSRAPFPKKKKKVEQGKL is encoded by the exons atgaCAGTCTTAAAActccccaccgccagcgccCCTGCCCCCGGCGTCCCCTTCTACACACCCGCCCAAGACCCCCCAGCCGGCACCGCCCTCATAAATGATgccacccccgtcccaaccgtcttcacccccctcaccatccgcggcctcaccctccaaaaccgCTTCGCCGTCTCCCCCATGTGCATGTACTCGGCCTCCAACGGCCACCTGACCGACTTCCACCTTGTCCACCTGGGGCAGTACGCCCTCCACggcacccccctcaccatcatcgaaGCCACCGCCGTGACCCCCAACGGCCGCATCTCTCCGGAAGACTCGGGCCTCTGGCAAGACTCCCAGATTGCCCCCATCAAGCGCGTGACAGATTTCATCCACTCCCAGGGACAAAAAGTAGGGATCCAACTCGCCCACGCCGGGCGCAAAGCGTCTACCTTGGCCCCGTGGCATTATCGCACcctggggaaggaggtggctACCGAAGAACTGGGCGGATGGCCGGATAATCTTTGGGCTCCCAGCCCCATCCCCTGGGCGGAGGGGTTCCCCGCGCCAAAGGAGATGACGTTGGAGCAAATCAGGGGGTTTGTTCGGAGCTGGAAGGACGCTGCTAggcgggcggtggaggcCGGTGTTGACCTCATTGAGATTCATGGTGCTCACGGATACCTCCTCACTGAATTCTTGTCCCCAATCACAAAC CAACGAACCGACCAGTACGGCGGCCTCCCCTTTGAGAACCGCGTCCGTCTCTTGATGGAGATCATCACCGCCGTCCGCTCCGTCATCCCAGAATCCATGCCCCTCTTCCTTCGCATCTCAGCGACGGAGTGGATGTCCCACCTTGGCCAACCCTCCCTCGACCTTGGCGAGTCCAAAAAGATTGCCTCCCTCGTTGCTGACCTGGGCGTTGATCTGTTGGATGTTTCCTCTGGCGGCAACAACCCTGCCCAGAAGATTGAAGTGCACCCGTACTATCAAGTTGATTTGGCGAGCGAGATTAGGGAGCATCTCAGGAAagagggcaagaagatgCTCATCGGAGCGGTGGGCATGATTGCCAACGCCGAAATGGCCAaggatgtggtggagagtgatgggacggtggaggtggatggtgaaCACGggaccaaggccaaggcggaTTTGGTGCTGGTTGCGAGGCAGTATTTGAGGGAGCCAGAGTTTGTGCCCAAGGTGGCGAGCGAGCTCGGGGTGGGGGTTAGGTTGCCGTTGCAGTATTCTAGGGCGCCTTttcccaagaagaagaagaaggtggagcAGGGGAAGTTgtga
- a CDS encoding hypothetical protein (EggNog:ENOG503PDDC), which produces MRWSNKRSVIGDLEGCEVVRVLVGEEQREFTLHRKLLCDSCTFFRTNIEAIPTPSPSSASSSEQDEEDSVLWLPSEAPDMFEIFVLWLYQRRRFHTFMDDVIRTISPDECRAVRTNLVRLHLFAAIIDLPGLQDLAMDALQDMYLRFDWDMSPRFLAFIYGDCDPEHAVRLRKWGVAMLAWTLHGAEKAFLLNNQIDKLFAAFPQLKADYQLHLEKMQQSRADVRLKNPQLRLPANKLRSGERFFGFRQCTFHSHRAMVGEGTCPHTLEMQRRPEGRQSATWFGRRESQYHRDVGSLGRAGGGGEGRKGGDEGMGMGSGEESDDDDDDDGNIISPVGDLDLNEMSYLDLS; this is translated from the exons ATGAGGTGGAGTAACAAGCGCTCTGTCATCGGGGA cCTCGAAGGCTGCGAAGTCGTCCGCGTCCTCGTGGGCGAGGAACAACGCGAGTTCACCCTCCACCGCAAGCTCCTCTGCGACAGCTGCACCTTTTTCAGAACCAACATCGAggccatccccaccccctccccttccagcGCCTCCAGTTCAGaacaagatgaagaagactcAGTCCTATGGCTCCCCTCCGAAGCACCAGACATGTTCGAAATCTTCGTCCTCTGGCTCTACCAACGCCGCCGCTTCCACACCTTCATGGACGACGTGATCCGCACCATCTCGCCCGACGAATGCCGCGCCGTCCGCACCAACCTCGtccgcctccacctcttCGCCGCGATTATCGACCTCCCCGGCCTCCAAGACCTAGCCATGGACGCCCTGCAGGACATGTACCTCCGTTTCGACTGGGACATGTCCCCCCGCTTCTTGGCGTTCATCTACGGCGACTGCGACCCCGAACATGCGGTCAGGCTCAGAAAATGGGGAGTGGCAATGCTAGCCTGGACGCTCCACGGGGCGGAGAAGGCGTTCCTGTTAAACAACCAGATCGACAAGCTGTTTGCTGCTTTCCCGCAGCTAAAGGCGGATTATCAGCTTCATTTGGAAAAGATGCAGCAGAGCAGGGCGGACGTGAGGTTGAAGAACCCGCAGTTGCGGCTGCCGGCCAACAAACTGAGGAGCGGGGAGAGGTTCTTTGGGTTTAGGCAGTGCACGTTTCATAGTCACCgggcgatggtgggggaggggaccTGTCCTCACACGTTGGAGATGCAGAGGAGGCCGGAGGGGAGGCAGTCGGCTActtggtttgggaggagggagagtcAGTATCATCGGGATGTGGGGAGTCTTGGCCGtgccggtggcggtggggaggggaggaagggtggggatgaggggatggggatggggagtggtgaggagagtgatgatgatgatgatgatgatggtaaTATCATCAGCCCGGTGGGGGATTTGGATTTGAATGAGATGTCTTATTTGGATTTGTCATGa
- a CDS encoding hypothetical protein (EggNog:ENOG503PFM6), protein MTLISSKDNKLSFGIELEVIICHKQWVADPPNTSTLVSPEEEALMPELMEAPWDAYITEWIEEKLEKVILTVPGAKFQRSSSRGTELMQAPGPELHPDIYMTPTTAWAAHQDVSVTDDRVYEPKGQKASSIELVSAAMWDCPAAHRHVQDIVIALSTLLRWRVNIRTGFHVHVGAGAREQIDPETGELGWKSDKFGFEAFQRAGALIWAADRFLYCAHPPERQINTYAQPVSTTSQLANGQEFLRVLEDENTPVDDANAEYGRDRRKEFKLTTRFPDPTLPPRPPTVPVPPPSTVLRHALHGRSESSSTMFPAMRPARVPAAAWDRIRPYVYNIRVRREPEDLAKIQKADMTVEKGIAYILCATTRHRVAKLLSYEKDYYNRLNYNFAHYDTENAWKGYNTVEFREATGAFDPTTIAAWSSVCLAIFRFCTTADDASYWTVVWNLIDAHNAALAGEPHNYDMISLMIDCGAFGEAGFFEKSLRKLGDKHWFTGVQNNQKITPNASLDNSPEARQGPGFFESDWPVTKQAGGTAEVVTPTPAPSRRVSLVPKPHTHAAHATGWRPPFAMAETVPTSPDTKELMGRWDNSSTHINVPRPVKGSRSSAEHDDLMAKWNKTVQRIVDDYHDMHSRLGAKADQFDANWRDLGLGDRR, encoded by the coding sequence ATGACTCTTATCAGCagcaaagacaacaaactCTCTTTCGGCATTGAGCTGGAAGTGATCATCTGCCACAAGCAATGGGTCGCGGATCCTCCCAACACATCCACCCTGGTTTCTCCTGAAGAGGAGGCTTTGATGCCTGAGCTCATGGAGGCACCTTGGGATGCATACATTACTGAATGGATCGAGGAGAAACTCGAGAAAGTCATCTTGACTGTTCCCGGAGCCAAGTTTCAGCGGTCGAGCTCGAGAGGTACAGAATTGATGCAGGCGCCAGGGCCTGAACTCCACCCCGATATCTACATGACTCCGACAACAGCTTGGGCGGCCCATCAAGATGTCAGTGTGACCGACGACCGCGTTTATGAACCGAAAGGACAAAAGGCATCAAGCATAGAGCTGGTCTCTGCTGCCATGTGGGATTGCCCTGCAGCCCATCGCCATGTCCAGGACATTGTCATTGCCTTGAGCACCCTTCTCCGTTGGCGGGTCAACATCCGAACAGGCTTCCACGTTCACGTGGGTGCTGGTGCAAGAGAGCAAATCGATCCCGAGAcgggggagttgggatggAAGAGTGACAAATTCGGCTTTGAGGCCTTTCAAAGGGCGGGCGCCTTGATTTGGGCTGCCGATCGCTTTTTGTACTGCGCCCACCCGCCAGAACGTCAAATCAACACGTATGCTCAACCGGTTTCAACCACGAGTCAGTTGGCCAACGGACAAGAATTCCTCAGGGtcctcgaggatgagaacACACCTGTCGACGACGCGAATGCGGAGTATGGAAGAGACAGAAGGAAGGAGTTCAAACTTACCACTCGCTTTCCCGATCCCACTTtacctcctcgtccaccaACAGTGCCCgtgccaccaccctccaccgtGCTGCGGCATGCCCTTCATGGCAGGTCAGAGAGCTCCAGCACCATGTTTCCAGCCATGCGCCCAGCGCGGGTTCCAGCGGCTGCCTGGGACCGTATTCGGCCTTATGTTTACAACATTCGCGTCCGTAGGGAGCCTGAGGACCTTGCCAAAATTCAAAAGGCCGACATGACCGTGGAGAAGGGCATCGCTTACATTCTATGTGCGACCACCAGGCATAGAGTTGCTAAGCTTCTCAGCTACGAAAAGGATTATTACAATCGGCTCAACTACAACTTCGCCCACTACGACACAGAAAACGCCTGGAAGGGGTACAATACAGTCGAATTCCGCGAGGCAACTGGCGCCTTCgacccaaccaccatcgccgcctgGTCAAGCGTCTGTCTCGCCATCTTCCGCTTCTGCACAACAGCCGACGATGCTTCCTACTGGACCGTCGTCTGGAACCTCATCGATGCCCACAATGCCGCGCTTGCTGGCGAGCCGCACAACTACGACATGATCTCCCTCATGATCGACTGCGGCGCCTTCGGCGAGGCCGGCTTCTTCGAGAAATCTCTCCGCAAGCTGGGCGACAAGCACTGGTTCACCGGCGTCCAGAACAACCAAAAAATCACCCCGAACGCCTCACTGGACAACTCTCCCGAAGCGCGTCAAGGGCCCGGCTTTTTCGAGTCGGACTGGCCTGTGACTAAGCAGGCTGGTGGTACAGCAGAAGTCGTCACACCAACGCCTGCTCCCTCTCGACGGGTCTCGCTTGTTCCGAAGCCTCACACCCATGCGGCTCACGCCACGGGCTGGCGTCCCCCCTTTGCCATGGCGGAAACTGTGCCCACCTCTCCCGATACAAAAGAGCTGATGGGTCGGTGGGATAATTCTTCTACTCACATAAATGTGCCCCGCCCTGTCAAGGGGAGTAGATCCTCTGCAGAGCACGATGATCTTATGGCCAAGTGGAACAAGACCGTCCAAAGGATTGTCGATGACTACCATGATATGCATAGCAGGCTCGGGGCTAAGGCTGATCAGTTTGACGCTAACTGGAGggacttggggttgggggatagaaggtga
- a CDS encoding hypothetical protein (EggNog:ENOG503PFFH; COG:S), with translation MNIKMYSVLSVRQLHWYLTLVVLLTVGIQAHDSGDCLSVALVAIPDCAKTCFLEQAPSIGCDGLDFVCQCKKQAAFYASVEACVVDACEASEYEKVIDGVGTVCECAVDAKDHDHASSASLDSASSTSFIGSPPTAAPSGEPSAPPVVIVTTTTDVEDGDDSSPTETTSAPTETSPLVEAENGADHTSTSRLGLMATVFGAALAFALL, from the exons ATGAACATCAAAATGTATTCGGTGCTGTCGGTGAGGCAGCTCCACTGGTACCTcacgctggtggtgctgctcaCCGTTGGCATCCAGGCACATGACAGCGGGGACTGCCTCTCTGTTGCCCTCGTGGCCATTCCCGATTGCGCCAAAACCTGCTTTCTGGAGCAGGCCCCATCTATCGGCTGCGATGGCTTGGACTTTGTCTGCCAGTGCAAGAAGCAAGCAGCATTTTACGCATCAGTGGAGGcatgtgttgttgatgcaTGCGAGGCGTCAGAATATGAGAAGGtgattgatggtgttgggactG TGTGCGAGTGTGCTGTCGATGCCAAAGATCACGACCATGCCAGTTCTGCCTCTTTGGACTCGGCATCGTCGACTTCATTCATCGGCTCTCCACCCACAGCTGCACCATCAGGGGAGCCATCTGCCCCTCCAGTGGTGATTGTCACCACTACCACCGACGTGGAGGATGGTGACGACAGCTCCCCAACAGAGACCACCTCTGCGCCTACTGAGACCTCTCCCCTAGTGGAGGCTGAAAACGGGGCGGACcacacctcaacctcgagaCTTGGCCTGATGGCTACTGTCTTTGGAGCTGCCTTGGCTTTTGCCCTCCTCTGA